The following are from one region of the Rhipicephalus microplus isolate Deutch F79 chromosome 1, USDA_Rmic, whole genome shotgun sequence genome:
- the LOC119169787 gene encoding uncharacterized protein LOC119169787: MEFYSKQEGCQKLHNSAGTYDFTKQMNDLFDCLNSRRPQDVQYNEAEHIATLKANIKWLEDCCTYIESLPKQRQVCFLSKPTCGALRITLHSTVALIDRLLKSGFRYVLVGNLGQDPLERFFGIARHVAGDGGQPTVQQFLFIYRMLSVNNLVRPPKRASVEGSGPQLLLTLQGLFDKEKPSTTQVDTLAVLLDDVLLEPTTDCVDGIGPLSTKDSILDYLGGYVAKKFSTLDCLGCIETMLIEHNTSAICLDPNKIEGLFESTQQPSSCSPENC; this comes from the exons ATGGAGTTTTATAGCAAGCAAGAAGGCTGCCAAAAGCTACATAACTCCGCAGGTACATACGACTTCACGAAGCAGATGAACGATCTATTTGACTGCCTCAACTCAAGAAGACCACAGGACGTGCAATACAACGAAGCCGAGCACATCGCG ACATTGAAGGCGaacataaagtggctggaggattGCTGCACATACATAGAGAGCCTGCCGAAGCAGAGGCAGGTGTGCTTCCTTAGCAAACCAACTTGTGGTGCACTGAGGATAACGCTGCACAGCACGGTGGCCCTGATTGATCGACTCTTGAAGTCTGGCTTCCGTTATGTTCTAGTTGGAAACCTCGGCCAAGACCCTTTAGAG CGCTTCTTTGGAATAGCCAGGCATGTTGCAGGAGACGGGGGCCAACCAACTGTTCAGCAGTTTTTGTTTATATACCGGATGCTGTCGGTGAACAACCTCGTGCGGCCACCTAAGCGAGCTTCAGTTGAAGGAAGCGGGCCACAACTGCTTCTCACTCTGCAAGGTCTTTTCGACAAGGAAAAGCCCTCTACGACTCAG GTGGACACACTAGCTGTTCTGCTGGACGATGTCCTGCTGGAGCCAACAACAGACTGCGTGGATGGCATTGGCCCCCTTTCGACCAAAGACTCCATTTTGGATTACCTCGGCGGATATGTGGCCAAGAAGTTTTCTACTCTGGATTGCTTAGGCTGCATCGAAACGATGTTAATTGAGCACAACACGTCAGCCATCTGCCTTGATCCAAACAAAATCGAGGGGCTATTTGAAAGTACCCAGCAGCCGTCTTCTTGCTCTCCTGAAAATTGTTGA